A genomic region of Pelodiscus sinensis isolate JC-2024 chromosome 17, ASM4963464v1, whole genome shotgun sequence contains the following coding sequences:
- the LOC142818742 gene encoding uncharacterized protein LOC142818742, producing the protein MPVPDPVNYCLSQNWLHVKVSHSTLILTQLELWGEEEAVQALHTRRRNASIYGRMAQGLADKGHHPRTLQQVRAKVKELRQGYMKAREQSSASGAAPVHCTYYQELDRILGGEEPMSAPVLVQTGLHTPVQQSRQEVPREDVEEEEEQTEDTLTLTLQPVPEMQEASQAPSDAGEGTSAGPAAAVRQAAAVLCHHPPGPTAPAGIGGPTTTS; encoded by the exons ATGCCTGTTCC TGACCCTGTTAATTACTGTCTAAGCCAAAACTGGTTGCATGTAAAAGTATCTCATTCCACGTTGATCCTGACCCAGcttgaactgtggggggaggaggaagcagtccaggccctgcacacccggcgCAGGAACGCCagcatctatggccgcatggctcaggggctggccgataaagggcaccaCCCAAGGACACTCCAACAGGTCCGGGCCAAAGTGAAGGAACTTCGCCAGGGATACATGAaggcccgagagcagagctcggcttcaggtgcagccccagtgcactgcacctactatcaagaactggaccgcatcctgggaggagAGGAACCTATGTCTGCACCAGTGCTCGTGCAGACAGGGTTGCACACACCAGTGCAGCAGAGCcggcaggaggtccccagggaagatgtggaggaggaggaggagcagacggaggacaccctgaccctgactctgcagcctgtcccagagatGCAGGAAGCCTCGCAGGCACCCTCCGACGCtggagaaggaacatcag ctggacctgctgctgctgtccgccAAGCTGCTGCTgtcctgtgccaccacccacccggtcccacagcacccgcaggcattggaggacctaCAACGACCTCCTGA